A genomic segment from Chitinophagaceae bacterium encodes:
- a CDS encoding arsenate reductase ArsC has product MKKVLVLCTGNSCRSQIAEGYLRHFASDKAEIYSAGVETHGVNPRAIATMEEDGIDISKHTSNNIDEYFDIDFDFVITVCDNAKERCPFFPTKAKKFHQNFPDPAKSTGTETEILEQFRQVRQMIKSYSQQFVTDNL; this is encoded by the coding sequence ATGAAGAAAGTATTAGTTCTATGCACAGGCAACAGTTGTCGAAGCCAAATTGCCGAAGGTTACTTGCGACACTTCGCAAGCGACAAAGCAGAAATTTACAGTGCAGGCGTTGAAACTCACGGAGTAAATCCGAGAGCAATTGCTACAATGGAGGAGGACGGCATTGACATTTCAAAACACACATCAAACAACATTGACGAATACTTTGACATTGACTTTGATTTTGTAATTACGGTTTGCGACAACGCCAAAGAACGTTGTCCGTTCTTTCCGACCAAAGCCAAAAAGTTTCATCAAAATTTTCCAGACCCTGCAAAATCAACTGGGACGGAAACAGAAATTTTGGAGCAGTTTCGACAAGTTAGACAAATGATTAAAAGCTATTCACAACAGTTTGTAACCGACAACTTGTAA
- the crcB gene encoding fluoride efflux transporter CrcB encodes MKELIAVFIGSGLGGLSRFGLGKWVDNWHNHHFPFGTFVVNIVACFALGFIIGLADHKQILSPTARLFLTVGFCGAFSTFSTFSSETLTLFQQGHNTSLVLYILGSILLCVTATFGGLFIAERI; translated from the coding sequence ATGAAAGAACTTATTGCAGTATTTATCGGCAGCGGACTTGGCGGACTTTCTCGGTTCGGGCTTGGCAAGTGGGTTGACAATTGGCACAACCATCATTTTCCTTTCGGAACTTTTGTAGTTAACATAGTGGCTTGTTTTGCTTTGGGTTTTATTATCGGACTTGCTGACCACAAGCAAATTCTTTCACCGACCGCAAGGCTGTTTTTGACAGTTGGTTTTTGCGGTGCTTTCAGCACATTCTCAACTTTCAGTAGTGAAACACTGACACTTTTCCAACAAGGACACAATACAAGTTTAGTGCTTTATATACTTGGAAGCATTTTGCTTTGTGTAACGGCAACTTTTGGCGGACTTTTTATTGCAGAGAGAATATGA
- a CDS encoding DUF1016 family protein, with translation MKPTSNKYNQLLDNIGSTLQKARENAIKAINTELVKANWEIGRHIVEFEQHGKEKADYGSALLTSLAKDLKTKYGKGFSKSNIYLCRLFYIKYQKFQTVSGKLSWSHYAELLTVSDDLARSFYEKQTIKENWSFREMKRQIDSALFQRLALSKDKKGVLALAEKGHELIVAKDAIKDPYVFEFLELPKDKILKERGLEKKLVDNLQKFLLELGKGFSFVARQFKITVDNEHNFIDLVFYHRILKCFVLIDLKTRKVKHQDIGQMNLYLNYFKEEENTEGDNEPIGIIIAADKHEYTVKYATGGLANKIFVSKYQLYLPDKKVLENKVKEIIDSE, from the coding sequence ATGAAGCCAACTTCAAATAAATACAATCAGCTACTTGATAACATTGGCTCTACGCTTCAAAAAGCAAGAGAGAATGCTATTAAAGCAATCAATACCGAGTTAGTGAAAGCTAATTGGGAAATTGGCAGACATATTGTTGAATTTGAACAACACGGAAAAGAAAAAGCCGATTACGGAAGTGCATTACTAACCAGTCTTGCCAAAGATTTAAAGACAAAATATGGCAAAGGTTTCAGCAAAAGTAATATTTACTTGTGCAGGTTGTTTTATATTAAGTACCAAAAATTCCAGACAGTGTCTGGAAAATTGAGTTGGAGCCATTATGCTGAATTGCTTACCGTTTCAGACGACTTAGCCAGAAGTTTCTACGAAAAACAAACTATCAAAGAGAATTGGAGTTTCAGAGAAATGAAACGACAGATTGATTCTGCATTATTTCAACGCTTAGCTTTAAGCAAAGATAAAAAAGGAGTATTGGCTTTAGCTGAAAAAGGTCATGAATTAATTGTTGCAAAAGACGCTATTAAAGACCCCTACGTTTTCGAGTTTCTTGAGTTGCCAAAAGATAAAATACTTAAAGAAAGGGGGCTTGAAAAAAAACTTGTTGACAACCTGCAAAAATTCTTACTGGAACTTGGCAAAGGCTTTTCATTTGTGGCAAGGCAATTTAAAATCACGGTTGACAATGAACACAATTTTATTGACCTTGTTTTTTATCATCGCATTCTTAAATGTTTTGTTCTTATAGACCTCAAAACGAGAAAAGTTAAGCATCAAGATATTGGACAGATGAACCTTTACTTGAATTATTTTAAAGAAGAAGAAAATACAGAAGGCGACAACGAACCAATAGGAATTATCATTGCGGCAGACAAACATGAATACACTGTTAAGTATGCAACAGGCGGACTTGCCAACAAAATTTTTGTTTCAAAATATCAGTTGTATTTGCCTGACAAAAAAGTTTTAGAAAATAAAGTAAAAGAAATAATTGACAGTGAGTAA